The window GGTAAAGGGTGAGGTTGTCAGCTCAACATTTGATGAGCCTATGCAGAGACACGTTCAGGTGTCAGAGATGGTTATAGAGAAGGCGAAACGTCTGGTAGAGCATAAGAAAGACGTGGTAATACTCCTTGACAGTATAACAAGGCTTGCAAGGGCATATAATGCAGTGATCCCTCCGAGCGGGAAGGTGCTGTCAGGAGGACTTGATTCCAATGCCCTCCAGCGTCCAAAGAGGTTCTTTGGAGCGGCCCGTAATATCGAGGACGGCGGCAGCCTTACGATAATAGCTACATCACTTGTTGATACAGGCAGCAGGATGGATGATGTAATTTTTGAAGAGTTTAAGGGCACTGGCAACATGGAGCTTCATCTTGATAGAAAACTTGTTGACAGGAGGATATTCCCTGCGATAGAAATTAATGCATCAGGTACCCGTAAGGAAGAATTGCTTGTCAGCAGGGAAGACCTGAACAGGATGTGGATACTGAGAAAGGTGTTAAATCCGCTCAGTACCGTTGAGAGCATGGAGTTTTTACTGGATAAATTAAAGGTGACAAAGACAAATAGAGATTTTATGGATTCAATGAACAGATAAGCTAAAAGGAGGATTTATATCATGAAAGAAGGCATTCATCCGGAGTATATTGAAACAACTATCAAGTGTTCATGTGGTGCGGTAATTAATACCCGCTCAACAATAAAGGACCTTAGGGTTGAGGTATGTTCGAGCTGTCATCCATTCTATACCGGTATGCAGAAGATTATGGATACTGAAGGAAGGGTTGAGAGATTCAGAAAGAAATATGCCGGCAAGTAGGGATAATAAGATTCCAAGATTAAGAAGACCTGCCCATGGCAGGTTTTTTTTTGGAGAGAGGTAAGTAAGAGAGGCATACAACATGGAAGAAAGTATCAATAAGAGGCTTGAAGATATCAGGGAAAAATACAATAGTATAAGTTTTCAACTTGGAGACCCTGAATTCATATCAAACCGTGCGGAGTTCCAGCGTATTGTGAAAGAACAGGGGGAACTCACCCCTATAGTTGAAAAGTATAATCATTTTAAAGAGTTGTCAAAGAAACTGGAAGAGGCAGAAGTGTTCATTAATGATGCCTCTACGGAAGATGAAATGAGAGAGCTGGCGTCTGAAGAAAAGGTCTCCTTAGAGGTGGAGATAGAGGAAGTTGAGGCAGAGATTAAGACCTTACTTCTTCCCAAAGATCCCAGGGATAGCAAGAATATAATTATGGAGATACGAGCTGGTGCAGGAGGGGATGAGGCGGCCCTGTTTGCCGCTGAACTGTTTCGCATGTATGCGAAATATGCTGAGAAGAAACGGTGGAAACTGGAGGTCCTGAGCTCAAATTATATCGGTATCGGAGGTATTAAGGAAATTATCGTTACCATGGAAGGAAAGGGTATTTTCAGCAAGATGAAGTTTGAAAGCGGTGTCCACAGGGTACAGAGGGTGCCGGCAACAGAGGCATCAGGCAGGATACATACCTCGACGATTACTGTCGCTGTGCTGGCTGAGGCAGAAGAGGTAGACCTTACAATTGATCCGAAAGATATCAGGATAGACACGTTTTGCGCCTCAGGCCCCGGGGGACAGGGGGTTAATACAACACACTCTGCTGTCAGGATAACTCATCTGCCGACAGGTATGATAGTATCGTGTCAGGATGAGAGGTCACAGATTAAAAACAGGGATAAGGCTATGCGTGTGCTGAGGTCACGGTTGCTTGAGATAAAAGAGGCTGAGGAGAGGGCAAAAAGGGTGCAGGAGAGGAGAGGCCAGGTAGGCACAGGGGACAGGAGTGAGAAGATCAGGACTTATAACTTTCCCCAGAACAGGATCACAGACCACAGAATTGGTCTTACCCTCCACAGGCTGGATGGTATAATGGAGGGGGATCTGGATGAGATGATCGAGGCCCTTATAACAGCGGATACCGCCGAGAGATTAAAAGAGGTGGCCAGTGGATAGGATATTAATAACAGGCGGGAAGAGGCTTGAAGGTGAGGTAGAAATAAGCGGCGCAAAGAATTCTGCACTCCCGATTATAACGTCAGCAATCCTTTCGACAGAAGATTGCATCCTCAATAATGTCCCTTTCTTAAATGATATAAAAACGATGAAGAAGCTGATGGAGAGCATGGGGGCTCACATCAGGCCGGATGGTTATACATTTACTATTCATACTAAGGATATGAAGAGTTGTGAGGCGCCGTATGATCTTGTGAAGACGATGCGGGCCTCGGTTGTTGTCCTTGGACCCCTTGTTGCAAGATTCGGTGAGGCAAGGGTATCTCTGCCAGGAGGTTGTGCGATAGGGGCGAGGCCGATAAACCTCCATATAGCAGGGCTTCAGAAGATGGGCGCTGAGGTGGAAATTAAGCATGGGTATGTGGAAGTAAAGTCTAAAAGATTAAAAGGCGCCAAAATATATTTTGATATACCCACGGTGACAGGGACTGAAAATCTGATGATGGCCGCTGTCCTTGCGGATGGAGTGACGGAGCTGAAGAATGCGGCCTGTGAGCCTGAGGTGGTGGATCTGGCGAATTTCCTGAACACGAGAGGTGCCAAAGTCAGTGGGGCCGGGACGGATACAATCGTCATAGAGGGGGTTTCAGAGATAAGAGGCGGGACATATGATATTATGCCTGACAGGATAGAGACAGGGACCTATGTCATTGCAGGTGCTATTACCCGTGGTGATGTCGTTGTAACAAAGTGTGTCCCTCAGAATCTGGAGGCTGTGATCAGTAAGCTCAGGGCGGCTGGTGTAAAGATCGAGACCGGAAGTGATACCATAAGAGTTGTAGCGGATAATGGATTAACTGCTGTTGATGTCAGGACAATGCCGTACCCTGGTTTTCCGACAGATATGCAGGCGCAGATCATGTCCCTTATGGCAGTCAGCAGGGGGCTCAGTGTCATTACAGAGACGATATTTGAGAACAGGTTTACTCATGTGCCTGAATTGCACAGGATGGGGGCCAATATCAAACTGCAGGGGAATTATGCTATAGTGGAGGGCGTGGAAAAATTAAGCGGTGCCCCTGTCATGGCGACAGATCTGCGCGCAAGCGCTTCTCTGATCCTCGCGGGACTTGTTGCAGAAGGGCAGACGGAAATCTCCCGCATATACCACCTGGACCGAGGATATGAGCGCATTGAAGAGAAACTCTCAAAGCTGGGTGCGGAGATAGTCAGGGTAAAATGAGGCAGGCTCACAAAGGGGCATGAAAATGTCATTCCAGCGCAAGCGGGAAACCAGAACGGTGGCCGAGGTCTGGATTCCCACTTCCGTGGGAATGACTTGATGGAGACGATATTTTCGGGTGAAGACGAAAGAACTAATACAGCCAGTTACCATAGCCCTTGCCAAAGGAAAACTCCTTGACCATGCCGTCGAGTATTTTGATAAACTGGGGCTGATGCCTGATGATGTGAAAGACGCGGGCAGGAAGCTTACCTTTAATTCACCAAAACATAGACTGACTTATCTGATAGTGCGTCCAACGGATGTTCCGACATATGTAGAATACGGGGCTGCTGACATCGGGATTGTAGGGAAGGATATGCTGCTTGAGCAGGAGAAGGACCTTTATGAGCTGTTTGATCTTAAATTCGGTCATTGTAAGATTGTGGTTGCAGGGCCGGGGGAGGTAGTTGAACCATATAAGAGCGGCAAGTTAACAAGGTTACGGGTCGCGACGAAGTATCCCCGGATAACTGAGCTATACTTTGCGAGCCGCGGTGTTCATGCAGACATAATAAAGCTTTATGGCTCAATAGAACTTGCACCTCTGGTGGGTTTGTCTCATGTGATAGTTGATCTGATTTCAACCGGCAGGACACTTAAGGAAAACAACCTTGAATTGATTGAGATTGTTACAGATTCAACAGCGAGGTTGATTGCTAACAGGGCAAGCCTGAAGCTGAAATATGAAAGAATAACGGGAATTGTAGACGATCTAAGTAATGTCATTTCAGGATGAAGATCATACGCACAGAAAACCGGGGATTTGACAAGGTCAGGAAACAACTCCTGACAAGAGGAGTAACATATGGCAAGTCAATAGAATCCGCAGTTCACAGGATCATCAATGATGTCAGGGACAATGGCGACAAGGCGTTAATCAAATATACCAAAAAATTTGACAGGGTCTCTCTCACTCCATCTACTCTTAAAGTTGACCAGAATGCAATCAGTGAAGCCTACTCCAGAGTAAGTCCTGCTGACGTTGCAGATTTAAAGTATGCTGCGTCGAGGATCAGAAAATTTCACGAACACCAGAAAGTATCAGGATGGCAATACAAAGATAACGGAGTGATGCTCGGTCAGATGGTGACTTCGCTGGACAGGGTCGGCGTTTACGTCCCGGGAGGAAAAGCGGTCTACCCGTCTACGGTCCTGATGAGTGTTATCCCGGCAAAGATTGCCGGAGTTAAGGAAGTTATTATCTGCACACCGACGCCGGCAACTGGCAAGGAGATCCCGAAACGAGTTCGGTATGACAGGAAGGACGACAAGAAGGTGCTATTTTCAGGTGACATTAATCCATATATATTAATTGCCGCTGACATCGCAGGCGCGGACAGGATCTATACTGTGGGAGGGGCGCAGGCAGTGGCTGCTATGGCCCTTGGTACAGATACGATTCCGCGCGTGGACAAGATTGTCGGGCCTGGAAATATCTATGTGGCAATAGCAAAGAAGCTCTTGTATGGTCATGTTGATATAGATATGATAGCAGGGCCAAGCGAGATACTTATAGTTGCCGATGAAACAGCAGAGCCGGCATTTGTTGCGATGGACATGTTGTCTCAGGCAGAGCATGATGAGGAGGCAGTGGCGATATTGATTACTCCGTCTGAGGCGCTTGCAGAGAAGGTAATTCATCATGTCAGGTCAGAGATGAAGGTACAGCCCCGAAGGAAGGTTATACAGAGATCACTCGCTAATCATGGGATTATTATTATTACCAGAGATTTAAATGAAGCTGTTGAGCTTACAAATGAATTTGCCTCCGAGCATCTATCGTTGCAGGTGTCAGAGCCTATGAAGATATTAAAAGAGATAAGGCATGCAGGCGCTATCTTCCTTGGCAGTTACACACCACAGACAATGGGAGACTATGTTGCAGGCCCGAACCACACTTTACCCACAGGAGGAACTGCCCGGTTTTTCTCCCCGCTCAGCGTGGACGACTTTGTAAAAAAGACAAGTATGGTAATGTACAGCATGGGGGCATTGAGAAGGGATGGTGCGGTTGCCTCAAGGCTGGCAGAGATAGAGGGATTATATGCACACAGTGAGGCCGTAAAGATAAGATTGAAATAATAAACCCTGATGTATCAATCGGGGGGTGAGGGTGGTATGACCAGAAAATCCGCTATTAAACGAAAGACAACCGAAACAAATATAAAACTCAAATTTACCCTTGATGGCCAGGGCAAGGGTAAAATAAACACCGGCATCCCTTTCCTTGATCACATGCTGATGCTGTTTGCTAAACATGGTTTATTTGATCTCAACATCGCTGCTGTCGGTGATTTAGAGATAGACTATCATCATACGGTTGAAGACATAGGAATCGTGCTTGGTAAGGCTATAGCTCAGGCAGTGGGAGACAAAAAGGGTATCAGGCGTTATGGGAGCGCATTGATACCCATGGATGAGACACTCGCATCTGTTGCACTTGACCTGAGCGGCAGGCCGTACCTGGTATATAATGTAGTATTCCCAAAACGGGCAAAGATCAAAGAGTTTGACGCTGACCTGATCGAAGACTTCTTTCGCGCCCTTATCACAACCGGCGGCATTACACTTCATATCAACCTCCGCTATGGCCGCAATATACACCACATCTTCGAGGCCGTATTCAAGGCATTCGCAAGGGCGCTTGATGAGGCGACGTCAATTGACAGCAGGGTAAGCGGGGTTCCTTCGACTAAGGGAAAGTTGTAATTAACCTGCCGATATTAAGTAAAAAAACTGAGGGTTGATTAAATACATCAATCAACCCTCAGAGTACGGTAATTAATAGATTACTTGCACTTACACTCTGATGATTTCTTACCGCATCCGGAGCAGACACCATTCTTGATGTCGCGTCCGCAAATCTTACAGGGTGAACAACCACATGACTGACACACGTTCCCACCCCCCTTCTTGAGATTTACATACTTAGACATTCTACCCCTGGTGGGCTCAGTCGTCAATATTAATTGGATTCCTGATCACTTTGTATCATGTCCATCTTTTCTTTTGCTGTCCGTGCAGCTCTTAATATCAAAGTTGATAGCATATCTTCATCAACGGTTACCAAAGGTGTCATTGCCTTAATCTCCTCAAGTGTCAGGCCTGACTTCATTACAAGGGATGCAGTTCCAA is drawn from Nitrospirota bacterium and contains these coding sequences:
- the murA gene encoding UDP-N-acetylglucosamine 1-carboxyvinyltransferase gives rise to the protein MDRILITGGKRLEGEVEISGAKNSALPIITSAILSTEDCILNNVPFLNDIKTMKKLMESMGAHIRPDGYTFTIHTKDMKSCEAPYDLVKTMRASVVVLGPLVARFGEARVSLPGGCAIGARPINLHIAGLQKMGAEVEIKHGYVEVKSKRLKGAKIYFDIPTVTGTENLMMAAVLADGVTELKNAACEPEVVDLANFLNTRGAKVSGAGTDTIVIEGVSEIRGGTYDIMPDRIETGTYVIAGAITRGDVVVTKCVPQNLEAVISKLRAAGVKIETGSDTIRVVADNGLTAVDVRTMPYPGFPTDMQAQIMSLMAVSRGLSVITETIFENRFTHVPELHRMGANIKLQGNYAIVEGVEKLSGAPVMATDLRASASLILAGLVAEGQTEISRIYHLDRGYERIEEKLSKLGAEIVRVK
- the prfA gene encoding peptide chain release factor 1 is translated as MNKRLEDIREKYNSISFQLGDPEFISNRAEFQRIVKEQGELTPIVEKYNHFKELSKKLEEAEVFINDASTEDEMRELASEEKVSLEVEIEEVEAEIKTLLLPKDPRDSKNIIMEIRAGAGGDEAALFAAELFRMYAKYAEKKRWKLEVLSSNYIGIGGIKEIIVTMEGKGIFSKMKFESGVHRVQRVPATEASGRIHTSTITVAVLAEAEEVDLTIDPKDIRIDTFCASGPGGQGVNTTHSAVRITHLPTGMIVSCQDERSQIKNRDKAMRVLRSRLLEIKEAEERAKRVQERRGQVGTGDRSEKIRTYNFPQNRITDHRIGLTLHRLDGIMEGDLDEMIEALITADTAERLKEVASG
- the hisD gene encoding histidinol dehydrogenase, yielding MKIIRTENRGFDKVRKQLLTRGVTYGKSIESAVHRIINDVRDNGDKALIKYTKKFDRVSLTPSTLKVDQNAISEAYSRVSPADVADLKYAASRIRKFHEHQKVSGWQYKDNGVMLGQMVTSLDRVGVYVPGGKAVYPSTVLMSVIPAKIAGVKEVIICTPTPATGKEIPKRVRYDRKDDKKVLFSGDINPYILIAADIAGADRIYTVGGAQAVAAMALGTDTIPRVDKIVGPGNIYVAIAKKLLYGHVDIDMIAGPSEILIVADETAEPAFVAMDMLSQAEHDEEAVAILITPSEALAEKVIHHVRSEMKVQPRRKVIQRSLANHGIIIITRDLNEAVELTNEFASEHLSLQVSEPMKILKEIRHAGAIFLGSYTPQTMGDYVAGPNHTLPTGGTARFFSPLSVDDFVKKTSMVMYSMGALRRDGAVASRLAEIEGLYAHSEAVKIRLK
- the hisB gene encoding imidazoleglycerol-phosphate dehydratase HisB, which encodes MTRKSAIKRKTTETNIKLKFTLDGQGKGKINTGIPFLDHMLMLFAKHGLFDLNIAAVGDLEIDYHHTVEDIGIVLGKAIAQAVGDKKGIRRYGSALIPMDETLASVALDLSGRPYLVYNVVFPKRAKIKEFDADLIEDFFRALITTGGITLHINLRYGRNIHHIFEAVFKAFARALDEATSIDSRVSGVPSTKGKL
- the rpmE gene encoding 50S ribosomal protein L31; translated protein: MKEGIHPEYIETTIKCSCGAVINTRSTIKDLRVEVCSSCHPFYTGMQKIMDTEGRVERFRKKYAGK
- a CDS encoding ATP phosphoribosyltransferase, whose protein sequence is MKTKELIQPVTIALAKGKLLDHAVEYFDKLGLMPDDVKDAGRKLTFNSPKHRLTYLIVRPTDVPTYVEYGAADIGIVGKDMLLEQEKDLYELFDLKFGHCKIVVAGPGEVVEPYKSGKLTRLRVATKYPRITELYFASRGVHADIIKLYGSIELAPLVGLSHVIVDLISTGRTLKENNLELIEIVTDSTARLIANRASLKLKYERITGIVDDLSNVISG